In the genome of Desulfovibrio desulfuricans, one region contains:
- the nifH gene encoding nitrogenase iron protein: MPRKIAIYGKGGIGKSTTTQNTAAAMAHFHGKKIFIHGCDPKADSTRLILGGKPQESLMDTLRAVGAEKVTLDKVVKKGFHDILCVESGGPEPGVGCAGRGVITAIDLMENQGAYTDDLDFVFFDVLGDVVCGGFAMPIRDGKAQEVYIVASGEMMAIYAANNICKGLLKYAKQSGVRLGGIICNSRNVDREREFLEEFTASIGTQMIHFVPRDNIVQKAEFNKKTVTEYDDSQNQAKEYSELAEKIINNQNFVIPQPLSMDQLEAMVVKYGIAD, translated from the coding sequence ATGCCTCGCAAGATAGCCATTTACGGTAAGGGCGGCATCGGCAAGTCCACCACAACCCAGAACACGGCTGCGGCCATGGCCCATTTTCACGGGAAGAAGATTTTCATCCACGGCTGCGACCCCAAGGCCGACTCCACCCGCCTGATTCTTGGCGGCAAGCCGCAGGAATCGCTCATGGACACCCTGCGTGCCGTGGGTGCGGAAAAAGTGACCCTGGACAAGGTGGTGAAGAAGGGCTTTCACGACATCCTCTGCGTGGAATCTGGCGGCCCGGAACCCGGCGTTGGCTGTGCTGGCCGCGGCGTTATCACGGCCATCGACCTCATGGAAAATCAGGGCGCGTACACTGATGATCTTGATTTCGTCTTCTTTGACGTGCTCGGCGACGTGGTGTGCGGCGGATTCGCCATGCCCATCCGCGACGGCAAGGCGCAGGAAGTCTACATCGTGGCCTCTGGCGAAATGATGGCCATCTACGCTGCTAACAATATCTGCAAGGGCCTGCTCAAGTACGCCAAACAGAGCGGCGTGCGCCTTGGCGGCATCATCTGCAACAGCCGCAACGTGGACCGCGAAAGGGAATTTCTTGAAGAATTCACCGCCTCCATCGGCACCCAGATGATCCACTTTGTGCCCCGCGACAACATCGTGCAGAAGGCCGAATTCAACAAAAAAACCGTGACCGAATATGACGACAGCCAGAATCAGGCCAAGGAATACAGCGAACTGGCGGAAAAGATCATCAACAACCAGAACTTTGTTATTCCCCAGCCGCTGTCGATGGATCAGTTGGAGGCGATGGTGGTGAAGTACGGCATTGCCGACTAG
- the anfG gene encoding Fe-only nitrogenase subunit delta gives MSAGTLSENVEVVIDYIMKKCLWQFHSRAWDRERQNEGIMTQTMQILCGEEPDIESPENRCYWVDAVMMARGLTSENPWLVNMGKDDIRELMAAAKTRLDFLTIHGSLNLELTDPKY, from the coding sequence ATGAGTGCCGGAACCCTTAGTGAAAATGTAGAAGTCGTCATCGACTATATCATGAAAAAGTGCCTCTGGCAGTTCCACTCCCGCGCATGGGACAGGGAACGGCAGAACGAGGGCATCATGACCCAGACCATGCAGATACTGTGCGGTGAGGAACCGGATATCGAATCGCCGGAAAACCGCTGCTACTGGGTGGACGCCGTCATGATGGCCCGTGGCCTCACCAGCGAAAACCCCTGGCTCGTCAACATGGGCAAGGACGACATTCGCGAACTTATGGCCGCAGCCAAAACCCGGCTGGATTTTCTGACCATCCACGGTTCGCTGAATCTGGAGCTGACGGATCCCAAGTACTAG
- a CDS encoding P-II family nitrogen regulator codes for MKMVRAIVRPESTENVVEGLAASGFVALTKIQAFGRGKQKGLDSGSVHYDELPKNLLMMVVEDEHVDQVLQLVQSYANTGNFGDGKVFVSPVERVLTIRTGQEGI; via the coding sequence ATGAAAATGGTACGAGCCATCGTTCGGCCAGAGAGCACCGAAAATGTGGTGGAGGGCCTTGCCGCATCAGGGTTTGTGGCCCTGACAAAAATTCAGGCCTTTGGGCGCGGCAAGCAGAAAGGGCTGGACAGCGGCAGCGTTCACTACGACGAGCTGCCCAAAAATCTGCTCATGATGGTGGTGGAGGACGAGCACGTGGATCAAGTGCTGCAACTTGTGCAGAGCTATGCCAACACGGGCAATTTTGGCGACGGCAAGGTTTTTGTGTCGCCGGTGGAGCGGGTGCTGACCATCCGCACCGGACAGGAAGGCATCTAA
- a CDS encoding P-II family nitrogen regulator — protein MKEIIAIIRPNKVTATKKALDRMGFPGMSVIPVFGRGKQKGIAEEVSVEISPIVRGMGSYKGMMYVPKRLLSIVVPANMLGRVVNTIIKINQTGGIGDGKIIVCPVEQALRVRTGELGTAAIL, from the coding sequence ATGAAGGAGATTATCGCGATTATCCGTCCCAACAAGGTGACGGCCACAAAAAAAGCCCTGGACCGCATGGGCTTTCCGGGCATGAGCGTCATCCCCGTATTCGGGCGGGGCAAGCAGAAGGGCATCGCCGAAGAAGTTTCCGTGGAGATAAGCCCCATCGTGCGCGGCATGGGGAGCTACAAGGGCATGATGTACGTCCCCAAGCGGCTGCTTTCCATTGTGGTTCCCGCCAACATGCTGGGCAGGGTCGTGAACACTATCATCAAGATCAACCAGACGGGCGGTATTGGCGATGGCAAAATCATTGTTTGTCCGGTTGAACAGGCCCTGCGGGTGCGTACCGGCGAACTGGGAACAGCGGCCATACTCTAG
- a CDS encoding glycosyltransferase family 2 protein gives MSRTAPLLALVVPCYNEEETLPRTLNALADLLADLKKQGRVHAESFALYVNDGSRDRTWELLEERHAIDPFCRGASFAANAGHQNAVWAGMVTARDMGVDCIISLDADLQDDIAAIPEMIDRYMEGNEIVYGVRNDRSTDTPFKRRTAHMFYGFMRWLKVPLIPDHADYRLVARPVLEALDEIHEHSLFLRGIFPALGFKSAQVFYMRQCRMAGESKYPFWKMVSFGWKGITACSVAPLRIAGLMSMLCMLAALAFSGVSLLKYAMGETIQGWTSLIIVVLLLGSVQLFCLALVGEYLAKIFTEVRHRPRYIIAKKL, from the coding sequence TTGTCCCGCACCGCCCCATTGTTGGCACTGGTTGTACCCTGCTATAATGAAGAGGAAACCCTGCCCCGCACCCTGAATGCCCTGGCCGATTTATTGGCTGACCTCAAAAAACAGGGGCGCGTGCATGCGGAGAGTTTTGCCCTTTATGTGAACGATGGCAGCCGTGACCGCACATGGGAACTGCTTGAAGAACGGCACGCGATCGACCCCTTTTGCCGGGGCGCAAGCTTTGCCGCCAATGCAGGCCACCAGAACGCCGTATGGGCGGGCATGGTCACGGCGCGCGATATGGGCGTGGACTGCATCATCAGCCTGGATGCCGACTTGCAGGACGACATTGCCGCCATCCCCGAAATGATCGACCGCTATATGGAAGGCAACGAGATCGTCTATGGTGTGCGTAACGACCGCAGCACGGATACGCCTTTCAAACGGCGCACTGCACACATGTTTTACGGATTCATGCGCTGGCTCAAGGTGCCCTTGATCCCCGACCATGCCGACTACCGCCTTGTGGCCCGCCCAGTGCTGGAAGCGCTGGACGAAATTCACGAGCATTCACTTTTTCTGCGCGGAATTTTTCCGGCTCTTGGCTTTAAAAGCGCGCAGGTCTTCTACATGCGCCAGTGCCGCATGGCCGGAGAAAGTAAGTATCCTTTCTGGAAGATGGTGTCTTTTGGCTGGAAGGGCATTACGGCATGCAGCGTGGCGCCCCTGCGCATTGCGGGCCTAATGAGCATGCTCTGCATGCTGGCGGCGCTGGCCTTCAGCGGCGTTTCCCTGCTCAAATACGCCATGGGCGAGACTATTCAGGGCTGGACATCACTGATTATTGTGGTCTTGCTGCTGGGTTCTGTGCAGCTTTTCTGCCTGGCGCTGGTTGGTGAATACCTTGCAAAAATCTTTACCGAAGTGCGCCACAGGCCCCGCTACATCATCGCCAAAAAGCTGTAG
- a CDS encoding gamma-glutamylcyclotransferase family protein, whose amino-acid sequence MDITTGFEHYGRKDRQYYFAYGSNMNPKQMAERCFAARVVCAACLPGYRLAFYGHNRVWDGGQETVVQTPGPDKDQAVWGVLYELPFGDAASLDLWSSVRLDGGGAYFHYPVQVVDVAGRAHTAVLYKKDVLGQAVVPSSEYLAHILAGARANGLPGPYVNHLENLQSVPARYPVPKRDMLRGVLRESTCAECAG is encoded by the coding sequence ATGGACATCACCACCGGTTTTGAACACTACGGGCGCAAGGACAGGCAGTATTATTTTGCTTACGGTTCCAACATGAATCCGAAGCAGATGGCGGAGCGCTGCTTTGCCGCCCGAGTGGTATGCGCGGCCTGCCTGCCGGGGTACAGGCTGGCTTTTTATGGCCACAACCGCGTGTGGGACGGCGGGCAGGAAACCGTGGTGCAGACGCCGGGGCCAGACAAGGATCAGGCGGTGTGGGGCGTGCTGTACGAGCTGCCGTTCGGCGATGCCGCAAGCCTTGATCTGTGGTCTAGCGTGCGGCTGGACGGCGGCGGGGCGTACTTTCATTATCCTGTCCAGGTGGTGGATGTGGCAGGCCGCGCGCATACGGCCGTGTTGTACAAAAAAGATGTGCTTGGGCAGGCCGTGGTGCCAAGCAGCGAGTATCTGGCTCACATTCTTGCTGGTGCAAGGGCCAATGGTCTGCCTGGCCCATATGTGAATCATCTTGAAAATTTGCAGAGCGTACCCGCACGTTATCCTGTACCCAAACGGGATATGCTGAGGGGCGTACTGCGTGAGTCTACCTGCGCAGAGTGCGCCGGATAG
- a CDS encoding DUF6056 family protein: MQHRELNSAAQAAQKSTHLRRNRLIFTGLLIITIMSWFCAMTPWVSDDHAFSSIYPGCTGLWDMQVLEYHEWSGKFIGHFMSRVLLRGPAWLHPLLTPAMFLLLVASGSLLALGAQWRERLSAWHLAVMAGLVWIALPAFGTVFFWRTGTGDYGYSLVWGVLFLVPYRIWADRADFRMPGGLLYALVGVFAGWSNENVGMLVLLAALGVTLFRWRTSRSVPAWALSGIAGAAFGWGMMMAAPGNAVRLAAVGGAEKIPLLSMPAFLRFLEFWGTQQLEMLPYFLAALALAWLLRRRGLLKPAAWIPPVIFFLMAQASLAAFIASPSTPYRAMSATFFFTALCPFSLLAALNPSSIKAKALFIIFCTLLLSSVLIEARVFLMAQPVIATHHQNTLCSLDYPETDKYFFPGYDIREVNLFSTDWRGLVPWNESQTLRVFEAPGARALVACNIAFFGNLPQGKVHVAARIRTATTASLLQQAARALFERPDEGIISAQTSALRYFPASAMVTDDGKAAVFIPGIKSVDDIAYIAVEQPGAPLVWRRTSASHSQTDRTQRTLRMEE, encoded by the coding sequence ATGCAACACAGAGAATTAAATTCCGCCGCACAGGCGGCTCAAAAATCCACACACTTACGTCGCAATCGCCTTATTTTCACAGGCCTGCTTATTATAACCATCATGTCATGGTTCTGCGCCATGACGCCGTGGGTCAGCGATGATCATGCCTTTTCGAGCATTTATCCTGGCTGCACCGGCCTGTGGGACATGCAGGTGCTCGAATACCACGAATGGAGTGGAAAATTTATCGGGCATTTCATGTCTCGCGTGCTGCTGCGCGGGCCTGCCTGGCTGCACCCCCTGCTCACTCCCGCCATGTTTCTGCTGCTTGTTGCCAGCGGCTCGCTGCTGGCCTTGGGCGCACAGTGGCGTGAACGCCTGAGCGCCTGGCACCTCGCTGTCATGGCCGGGCTTGTATGGATTGCACTGCCCGCATTTGGGACAGTTTTTTTCTGGCGCACCGGCACGGGTGATTACGGCTACAGCCTCGTGTGGGGCGTTCTTTTTTTGGTGCCGTACCGCATCTGGGCCGACAGAGCAGACTTCCGCATGCCGGGCGGCCTGCTATATGCGCTTGTGGGTGTTTTTGCAGGCTGGAGCAACGAAAATGTCGGCATGCTGGTTCTGCTTGCAGCCCTGGGCGTGACACTGTTTCGCTGGCGCACATCTCGCAGCGTACCTGCATGGGCATTATCGGGCATTGCGGGGGCAGCCTTTGGCTGGGGCATGATGATGGCCGCGCCGGGCAATGCCGTGCGCCTGGCAGCCGTTGGCGGCGCGGAAAAAATCCCGCTGTTGTCCATGCCTGCCTTTCTGCGCTTTTTGGAATTCTGGGGCACGCAACAACTTGAAATGCTGCCTTATTTTCTTGCAGCCCTGGCCCTTGCATGGCTGTTGCGCCGCCGGGGTCTTTTAAAGCCCGCCGCGTGGATCCCTCCGGTGATTTTCTTTCTCATGGCCCAGGCCAGCCTTGCTGCCTTTATTGCCAGCCCCTCAACACCCTACCGGGCCATGAGCGCCACATTCTTTTTCACTGCGCTCTGCCCTTTTTCTCTGCTTGCAGCCCTGAACCCCTCAAGCATCAAGGCCAAGGCTCTTTTTATCATATTCTGCACCCTGCTGCTCTCAAGCGTGCTGATTGAGGCGCGCGTTTTCCTTATGGCACAGCCGGTCATTGCCACGCACCACCAAAACACCCTGTGCAGCCTGGACTACCCGGAAACAGACAAGTATTTTTTTCCCGGCTACGACATCCGCGAGGTAAACCTTTTCTCGACGGATTGGCGTGGTCTTGTACCCTGGAACGAGTCGCAAACGTTGCGCGTCTTTGAAGCGCCCGGTGCTCGTGCGCTGGTGGCATGCAACATTGCGTTTTTCGGCAACCTGCCCCAGGGCAAAGTCCATGTGGCAGCCAGGATACGCACCGCCACCACTGCAAGCCTGCTGCAACAGGCAGCAAGGGCCTTGTTTGAAAGGCCTGATGAAGGGATCATTTCTGCCCAAACATCTGCTTTGCGGTATTTTCCCGCATCCGCCATGGTTACGGACGATGGCAAGGCCGCGGTGTTTATTCCCGGCATCAAATCTGTGGACGACATCGCCTATATCGCTGTAGAACAGCCTGGCGCGCCCCTTGTATGGCGCAGAACAAGTGCGTCTCATTCACAGACTGACCGCACCCAACGTACTCTCCGCATGGAGGAATAA
- a CDS encoding sigma-54-dependent Fis family transcriptional regulator has product MVWFTMNSPAVDLLHECEAEPCRGRIIALLLHVGRLLSEKNDIVAALDSLLDYMRRDMGMARGMISLLHRESGHVFVYRSMGMTPSEQDRGVYHVGEGITGKVVESAEPIIVRNIGSEPAFLNRTGSLALERDKDMSFICVPIRHGRKVLGAISASRLYRTESALQQHVNVLSVMAQMLAHAVELYLVENIDKVEWEKRTRLLLSDLKERFHPSNMIGISRPMQDVYELIRKVSATRTTVLLLGESGVGKEMVANALHYGGLAPGGPFVKCNCAALPESIVESELFGHEKGSFTGAVFRKGRFEEADGGTIFLDEVGELPLGVQAKLLRLLQERCFERVGGNRSIAVNIRIVAATNRDLAEMVAAGTFREDLFYRLNVFPIMIPPLRERGDDVVALAEHFASHYARETEKSLTGISPAGLNLLMRHNWPGNVRELENVIHRAVILAEGSLLHVYDLPLALQQTEAPQAAQPTGLEARLASIEYNMLVETLRRCRGNTSKAAENLGLTRRSMGLRMKKFNLTYRQFRGEG; this is encoded by the coding sequence ATGGTCTGGTTCACCATGAATTCCCCTGCCGTAGACCTGTTGCACGAATGTGAGGCCGAACCCTGCCGCGGCAGGATTATTGCGCTCTTGCTTCACGTGGGCAGGTTGCTCTCTGAAAAAAACGATATCGTGGCCGCGTTGGACAGTCTGCTGGACTACATGCGCCGCGATATGGGCATGGCGCGGGGCATGATAAGCCTGCTGCACCGTGAATCCGGCCACGTGTTCGTTTATCGCAGCATGGGCATGACCCCCTCGGAGCAGGACAGGGGCGTGTATCATGTGGGCGAGGGCATAACCGGCAAGGTTGTGGAGAGCGCCGAGCCTATAATCGTGCGCAACATAGGCAGCGAACCCGCTTTTTTGAACCGCACGGGCAGCCTTGCCCTTGAGCGCGACAAGGATATGTCCTTCATCTGCGTGCCCATCCGGCATGGGCGCAAGGTGCTGGGCGCCATCAGCGCCAGCCGCCTGTACCGCACGGAATCCGCCCTTCAGCAGCATGTGAATGTGCTCAGCGTCATGGCCCAGATGCTGGCCCATGCGGTGGAGCTGTATCTTGTTGAAAATATTGACAAGGTCGAGTGGGAAAAACGCACCCGCCTGCTGCTCAGCGATCTGAAAGAGCGGTTCCATCCCTCAAACATGATTGGCATTTCGCGCCCCATGCAGGATGTGTACGAGCTTATCCGCAAGGTCTCCGCCACGCGCACGACGGTGCTGTTGCTCGGCGAAAGCGGCGTGGGCAAGGAAATGGTCGCCAATGCGCTGCACTACGGCGGGCTTGCGCCGGGCGGGCCCTTCGTCAAGTGCAACTGCGCGGCCCTGCCAGAAAGCATTGTGGAAAGCGAACTGTTTGGTCACGAAAAAGGGTCGTTCACCGGCGCGGTTTTTCGCAAGGGACGTTTTGAAGAGGCCGACGGCGGCACTATTTTTCTGGACGAGGTGGGCGAGCTGCCCCTGGGCGTGCAGGCCAAGCTGTTGCGCCTGTTGCAGGAGCGCTGCTTTGAGCGCGTGGGCGGCAACCGCAGCATTGCCGTGAACATACGCATAGTCGCGGCCACCAACAGGGACCTTGCCGAAATGGTGGCGGCGGGCACGTTCCGGGAAGACCTGTTCTACAGGCTCAACGTGTTTCCCATCATGATTCCGCCACTGCGCGAGCGGGGCGATGATGTGGTGGCGCTGGCCGAGCACTTTGCGTCCCACTATGCCAGAGAAACGGAAAAGAGCCTGACGGGCATTTCACCTGCGGGCCTGAATCTGCTCATGCGGCACAACTGGCCGGGCAACGTGCGCGAGCTTGAAAACGTTATCCACCGGGCGGTGATTCTGGCCGAAGGCAGTTTGCTGCACGTCTATGATCTGCCGTTGGCCCTGCAACAGACAGAAGCCCCGCAAGCAGCACAACCGACAGGTCTTGAGGCCCGGCTGGCTTCCATAGAATACAACATGCTGGTGGAGACCCTGCGCCGCTGTCGCGGCAATACCAGCAAAGCCGCAGAAAACCTCGGCCTGACGCGCCGCAGCATGGGGCTGCGCATGAAGAAATTCAACCTGACGTACAGGCAGTTTCGCGGTGAAGGCTAG
- the anfK gene encoding Fe-only nitrogenase subunit beta, with product MSCEIMEKERAGVINPIFTCQPCGAQYASIGIKDCIAIVHGGQGCVMFVRLLFSQHFKDNFEIASSSVHEDGAVFGATNRVEEAVDVLLMRYPEVKVVPIISTCSTEVIGDDIDGVVTKLNNGLLKEKYAGREVHLIAIHTPSFVGSMISGYDVAVRDIITHFAEKGEPNGKLNLVTGWVNPGDVKELKHLLKLMDVDANVLFEIESFDSPLLPDGTGKSHGSTTIADLKDTANALGTIALNRYEGGKAAEYLHKEFDIPTVIGPSPIGIRNTDIFLKQVSQLTGKPLTKELVHERGIALDAITDVAHMFLADKKVAIYGNPDLVIGLAQFCIDLEMKPQLLLLGDDNPRYADDPRLKEMVEKVNWKMEVVTNADLWDLDGRLKRKELELDLILGHSKGRWAAMDNNIPMLRVGFPTYDRAGLYRYPVMGYAGAMWLAENMANTLFTDMEYKKNKEWILNVW from the coding sequence ATGTCTTGCGAAATTATGGAAAAGGAAAGGGCAGGGGTCATCAATCCCATATTCACCTGTCAGCCCTGCGGCGCGCAGTACGCGAGCATTGGCATCAAGGACTGCATCGCCATTGTTCATGGCGGCCAGGGTTGCGTCATGTTTGTGCGCTTGCTGTTTTCGCAGCACTTCAAGGACAATTTTGAAATCGCTTCGTCTTCGGTGCACGAAGACGGCGCGGTATTCGGCGCCACCAACCGCGTGGAAGAAGCCGTGGACGTGCTGCTGATGCGCTACCCCGAGGTGAAGGTGGTGCCCATCATTTCCACCTGCTCCACCGAGGTTATCGGCGATGATATCGATGGTGTGGTGACCAAGCTCAACAACGGCCTGCTCAAGGAAAAGTACGCGGGCCGCGAGGTGCACCTTATCGCCATCCATACGCCCAGCTTTGTGGGCAGCATGATCAGCGGCTATGACGTGGCCGTGCGCGACATCATCACCCACTTTGCGGAAAAGGGTGAACCCAACGGCAAGCTCAACCTTGTCACCGGCTGGGTAAACCCCGGCGACGTCAAGGAACTCAAGCACCTTCTCAAGCTCATGGACGTGGACGCCAACGTGCTTTTTGAAATTGAGAGCTTTGATTCGCCGCTCTTGCCTGACGGCACGGGCAAGTCGCACGGCAGCACCACCATCGCCGACCTCAAGGATACCGCCAATGCCCTGGGCACCATTGCCCTCAACAGGTACGAGGGCGGCAAGGCTGCGGAATATCTGCACAAGGAATTTGATATCCCCACGGTCATCGGTCCTTCGCCCATTGGCATCCGCAATACGGATATTTTCCTCAAGCAGGTTTCGCAGCTCACGGGCAAGCCCCTCACCAAGGAGCTGGTGCACGAGCGCGGCATTGCCCTGGATGCCATTACCGATGTGGCCCACATGTTTCTGGCTGACAAGAAGGTGGCTATCTACGGCAATCCCGATCTGGTCATCGGTCTGGCGCAGTTCTGCATTGACCTTGAAATGAAGCCTCAGCTCCTGCTGCTAGGCGACGACAATCCGCGTTACGCCGACGATCCGCGCCTCAAGGAAATGGTGGAAAAGGTCAACTGGAAGATGGAAGTGGTCACCAACGCCGACTTGTGGGATCTGGATGGCCGCCTGAAGCGCAAAGAACTTGAGCTGGATCTGATTCTCGGGCACTCCAAGGGACGCTGGGCCGCCATGGACAACAATATTCCCATGCTGCGCGTGGGCTTTCCCACCTACGACCGCGCGGGCCTGTACCGTTATCCGGTCATGGGGTACGCCGGGGCCATGTGGCTGGCCGAGAACATGGCAAATACCCTGTTTACCGACATGGAATACAAGAAGAACAAGGAATGGATTCTTAACGTCTGGTAG
- the anfD gene encoding nitrogenase iron-iron protein, alpha chain has protein sequence MPYHLFKCSECIPEREKHAVVKGESDDLSTCLPLGYLNTIPGSISERGCAFCGAKHVIGTPMKDVIHLSHGPVGCTYDTWQTKRYISDDGNFQLKYTFASDMKEKHVVFGAEDQLRNSIKEAFKAFPHIKRMTIYQTCASALIGDDINALAQEIMEEMPEVDIFVCNSPGFAGPSQSGGHHKINIAWINQKVGTVEPEIKSRYVINYVGDYNIQGDVEIMCDYFRRMGIQVLSVFTGNGKYDDLRAMHKAQLNVLECARSAEYICNELRVRYGTPRLDIDGFGHEMVSESLLKIGLFFGLEKEAQAIIDEETARWRPELDWYAKRLKGVKVCLWPGGSKLWHWAHIIEKEMGLDVVSIYSKFGHQGDFEKGIARAKVGTLAIDDPNELEGLEAMEDWKADIIFTGKRPGEVAKKVLVPYLNAHAYHNGPWKGFEGWVRFARDIYNAVYSPIHQLAKIDITKDEYPLDQGFMTQEMVCGRNIKDEAGEREYSGGYDCVTHLRGKEYPPYPEPLLQAV, from the coding sequence ATGCCATACCATCTTTTTAAATGCAGCGAATGCATCCCCGAACGGGAAAAGCACGCAGTGGTCAAGGGGGAGAGCGATGACCTCTCCACCTGCTTGCCACTTGGATACCTGAACACCATCCCCGGCAGCATTTCCGAGCGCGGCTGCGCCTTTTGCGGGGCCAAGCACGTGATCGGCACGCCCATGAAGGACGTGATTCATCTGAGCCACGGCCCCGTGGGCTGTACCTACGATACCTGGCAAACCAAGCGCTACATCAGCGACGACGGCAACTTTCAGCTCAAGTACACCTTCGCCTCGGACATGAAGGAAAAGCATGTGGTCTTTGGCGCGGAAGACCAGTTGCGCAACAGCATCAAGGAGGCCTTCAAGGCTTTTCCGCACATCAAGCGCATGACCATCTACCAAACCTGCGCCTCGGCCCTCATTGGCGACGACATCAATGCCCTGGCTCAGGAGATCATGGAAGAAATGCCCGAAGTTGACATTTTTGTGTGCAATTCGCCCGGCTTTGCCGGGCCCAGCCAGTCCGGCGGGCACCACAAGATCAACATAGCCTGGATCAACCAGAAGGTGGGCACGGTCGAGCCTGAAATCAAGAGCCGCTACGTCATCAACTACGTGGGCGACTACAACATTCAGGGCGATGTGGAAATCATGTGCGACTACTTTCGCCGCATGGGTATTCAGGTGCTTTCGGTTTTTACCGGCAACGGCAAGTACGACGATCTGCGGGCTATGCACAAGGCCCAGCTCAACGTGCTGGAATGCGCCCGCTCTGCGGAATACATCTGCAACGAGCTGCGTGTGCGCTACGGCACGCCGCGCCTCGACATCGACGGCTTCGGCCACGAGATGGTGAGCGAATCCCTGCTCAAGATCGGCCTGTTTTTTGGGCTGGAAAAGGAAGCCCAGGCCATCATTGATGAAGAAACCGCCCGCTGGCGGCCCGAGCTTGACTGGTACGCCAAGCGCCTCAAGGGCGTGAAGGTCTGCCTGTGGCCCGGCGGCTCCAAGCTGTGGCACTGGGCGCACATTATTGAAAAGGAAATGGGGCTGGATGTGGTTTCCATCTATTCGAAGTTCGGCCATCAGGGCGACTTTGAAAAAGGCATTGCCCGCGCCAAGGTGGGCACCCTTGCCATTGACGACCCCAACGAGCTTGAAGGCCTGGAGGCCATGGAAGACTGGAAGGCCGACATCATCTTTACCGGCAAGCGGCCTGGCGAAGTGGCAAAAAAGGTGCTGGTTCCCTACCTCAATGCCCACGCCTACCACAACGGCCCATGGAAGGGATTTGAAGGCTGGGTGCGCTTTGCCCGCGACATCTACAACGCGGTGTATTCGCCCATCCACCAGCTGGCAAAAATCGACATCACCAAGGACGAGTATCCGCTGGATCAGGGATTCATGACCCAGGAAATGGTCTGCGGGCGCAACATCAAGGACGAAGCTGGCGAGCGGGAATATTCCGGAGGCTACGACTGCGTGACCCACCTGCGCGGCAAGGAATATCCGCCCTATCCCGAACCGCTTTTGCAGGCAGTGTAA
- a CDS encoding pyridoxamine 5'-phosphate oxidase family protein, with product MQLRMKEHPLTAEQIDSLLDAVQVGHLATLGENGFPYVTPVHFVRMNGRIYFHGLAAGQKLKNLRADSRVCFEVEGQHSFIQADTPCDTNTAYQSVIITGNATVVEDRDVKIAALDAVVAKHTPQHVGTAYPENMLKMTAVVEITIHEITGKYYA from the coding sequence ATGCAGCTACGTATGAAAGAACACCCGTTGACCGCAGAACAGATTGATTCCCTGCTGGATGCTGTTCAGGTCGGGCACCTTGCCACGCTGGGTGAAAATGGTTTCCCTTACGTTACTCCTGTGCACTTTGTACGCATGAACGGGCGCATTTACTTTCATGGTCTGGCGGCAGGGCAGAAGCTGAAAAATCTGCGTGCCGATTCCAGGGTCTGTTTTGAAGTTGAAGGCCAGCATTCATTTATTCAGGCCGACACGCCCTGCGACACCAATACCGCCTACCAGAGCGTGATTATTACGGGCAATGCCACCGTGGTCGAAGACCGCGACGTAAAGATCGCCGCCCTCGATGCCGTTGTTGCCAAGCACACTCCCCAGCATGTGGGCACGGCCTACCCTGAAAACATGCTCAAGATGACGGCGGTGGTTGAAATCACCATTCATGAAATCACCGGGAAATACTATGCGTGA